The proteins below are encoded in one region of Terriglobia bacterium:
- a CDS encoding four helix bundle protein produces MGIDKHLELRTRTKAFALRIIRMSQVLPKTREANVIAQQILRSATSMAANYRAVGRARSQAEFIAKLGIVVEESDETVFWLEMLGDSGMVAASKLTDLSNEANQLLSIFSASRRTAKA; encoded by the coding sequence ATGGGAATAGACAAGCATCTTGAACTGCGAACCAGAACCAAGGCGTTTGCGCTGAGAATCATAAGGATGTCGCAGGTTTTACCGAAAACGCGCGAGGCCAATGTCATTGCTCAGCAGATTCTTCGCTCAGCGACCTCTATGGCCGCCAACTACAGAGCGGTGGGCCGTGCGCGTTCACAGGCTGAATTTATTGCGAAATTGGGCATTGTCGTTGAAGAGTCTGACGAAACTGTGTTTTGGCTTGAGATGCTGGGCGATAGCGGGATGGTAGCAGCAAGCAAGCTCACTGACTTAAGCAACGAGGCGAATCAACTATTGTCAATTTTCTCCGCATCGAGAAGGACGGCAAAAGCATGA
- the trpB gene encoding tryptophan synthase subunit beta — MRTSALKKEKHVAGRFGLYGGRYVPETLMAALEQLEREYDKAKRDKKFRAEFERLLKDYAGRPTALFHAARLTKELGGAKIYLKREDLLHTGAHKINNCLGQALLAVRMGKKRIIAETGAGQHGVATATVCALFGLQCVVYMGTEDMRRQELNVFRMRLLGAEVRGVESGSRTLKDAINEAMRDWVTNVRDTHYLLGSVLGAHPYPTMVRDFHSVIGREARAQILKAEGKLPAAIIACVGGGSNAIGIFHEFLKDKKVKLIGVEAGGRGHELGDHAARFRGGLPGVLQGTFSYVLQDAHGQIGLTHSISAGLDYPSIGPEHAALADSKRAEYVAASDTEALEACTWLARTEGIIPALESSHAVAECIKRAPKMKKSEIVIVNISGRGDKDIGILRENLKIG; from the coding sequence ATGAGAACAAGCGCATTAAAAAAAGAGAAACATGTAGCCGGAAGGTTTGGCCTCTATGGCGGCCGCTATGTGCCTGAAACGCTGATGGCGGCGCTGGAGCAATTGGAGCGCGAGTATGACAAGGCAAAGCGCGACAAAAAATTTCGCGCCGAATTTGAGCGCCTGTTAAAGGACTATGCGGGCCGTCCAACAGCGTTGTTTCATGCGGCCCGGCTGACGAAGGAACTGGGCGGCGCGAAGATTTATCTCAAGCGCGAAGACCTGCTGCACACCGGCGCGCACAAGATCAATAACTGCCTGGGCCAGGCATTGCTGGCTGTGCGCATGGGCAAGAAGCGCATCATCGCGGAAACAGGCGCGGGCCAGCACGGCGTCGCCACCGCAACCGTGTGCGCGCTGTTCGGACTGCAATGCGTTGTCTATATGGGAACGGAAGACATGCGGCGGCAGGAATTGAATGTCTTCCGCATGCGCCTGCTGGGCGCGGAGGTGCGCGGCGTGGAGTCAGGTTCGCGCACACTGAAAGATGCGATCAACGAGGCCATGCGTGACTGGGTCACCAACGTCCGCGACACGCATTACCTGCTGGGCAGCGTGCTGGGCGCTCATCCTTATCCCACCATGGTGCGCGATTTTCATTCTGTGATTGGCCGCGAAGCCCGCGCGCAAATCCTGAAAGCTGAAGGCAAGTTGCCCGCGGCGATTATTGCCTGCGTGGGCGGCGGGTCCAACGCGATTGGAATCTTTCATGAATTCCTCAAGGATAAAAAGGTCAAGCTGATCGGCGTCGAAGCCGGCGGGCGTGGCCATGAGTTGGGCGACCATGCGGCGCGTTTTCGCGGCGGACTGCCCGGAGTGCTTCAGGGAACTTTTTCTTACGTCCTGCAGGACGCGCATGGCCAGATTGGGCTTACGCATTCCATCTCTGCCGGGCTGGATTATCCTTCCATCGGGCCGGAACACGCTGCGCTGGCAGATTCAAAGCGCGCCGAATACGTGGCTGCTTCCGATACCGAAGCACTGGAGGCATGTACCTGGCTGGCTCGGACTGAAGGAATCATTCCGGCGCTGGAGTCGTCTCACGCCGTGGCGGAATGCATTAAGCGAGCTCCAAAGATGAAGAAATCTGAGATTGTGATTGTGAATATTTCCGGGCGGGGCGACAAAGATATTGGAATTCTGCGCGAAAATTTAAAGATCGGATGA